Proteins encoded by one window of Lepeophtheirus salmonis chromosome 3, UVic_Lsal_1.4, whole genome shotgun sequence:
- the DCTN4-p62 gene encoding dynactin subunit 4: MTEVKAGYPEMPVSIPCPFSEELLKKVRYTCTCGVSSPLSRMYFCRHCFEIRCYYCVLHEVDSHYCPNCLENMPSAEARMKQNRCANCFDCPSCGHTLSTRATSDVPANPGETPRKVYYLSCVFCRWSSRDIGLSNQKVTSGGWPEKENPNTNRISVLLEHYRSIAQKDKLEKESKRQMGRKLNYLQLSDKYGLARKRAGLPPLPVGTSSDFDKSVPSVTPSTAVDIDELEAEESVNEQVSNADIYNVTNMLCRLSQTDTQPSHVKDIYPLHMHLVIKRSQRCRKCEHNLSKPEYNPTSIKFKIQLAAFYHVPDISIYSSKGPWKSGEETQFILKLVNPTQHATEIEFLDTAGVQEFRIIDEEMRKKQAEAKKAHSNTIGSLLRQQSLIKASDRHQVNETAKVVLPKGKIHLPPRDDAAEFDDSGPDLHKDDDKNVIAWRKGNKVGVLMTAIPDGSDDEIVVSFGLKFLYTNTISALDKKDVQTADIVIPVYVKLGKIC, from the exons ATGACAGAAGTGAAGGCAGGCTACCCCGAGATGCCGGTGTCCATCCCCTGCCCCTTCTCGGAAGAGCTTCTGAAGAAAGTTCGTTACACTTGCACCTGTGGTGTATCCAGCCCCTTGAGTCGTATGTACTTCTGCCGGCACTGCTTTGAAATTCGGTGCTACTACTGCGTTCTACATGAG GTGGACTCTCATTACTGCCCCAATTGCCTTGAAAATATGCCCTCTGCAGAAGCACGTATGAAACAAAATCGGTGTGCCAATTGCTTCGATTGCCCTTCTTGTGGTCATACTCTAAGTACAAGGGCCACTTCGGATGTTCCAGCAA ATCCGGGTGAGACGCCAAGGAAAGTGTACTATTTGTCTTGTGTATTTTGTCGTTGGTCATCCCGTGATATTGGTCTTTCAAATCAGAAAGTCACTTCAGGGGGATGGCCTgaaaaagaaaatcccaatacAAATAGAATTTCTGTTCTTCTAGAGCATTATCGCTCTATCGCACAGAAAGACAAACTTGAGAAGGAGTCAAAGAGGCAAATGGGACGAAAACTTAATTATCTTCAACTTTCTGACAAGTATGGTCTAGCTAGAAAACGTGCTGGACTCCCCCCTCTACCAGTTGGTACATCCTCAGACTTTGATAAGTCCGTTCCCTCTGTCACACCAAGTACGGCTGTAGACATAGATGAATTAGAAGCGGAGGAATCTGTCAATGAACAAGTTTCTAATGCTGATATCTACAATGTTACGAATATGCTTTGTCGTTTATCTCAGACGGATACGCAGCCTTCCCATGTCAAGGACATTTATCCTCTCCATATGCATTTAGTTATTAAGAGGTCTCAGAGGTGTAGGAAATGTGAACATAATTTGAGTAAACCCGAGTATAATCCAACAtcgattaaatttaaaatccaacTGGCTGCATTTTATCATGTCCCTGACATCTCCATTTATTCTTCAAAGGGACCATGGAAATCAGGAGAAGAAACACAGTTTATATTGAAATTAGTGAATCCAACTCAACATGCAACTGAAATTGAGTTTTTAGATACTGCGGGTGTTCAAGAATTCCGAATTATAGACGAAGAAATGCGAAAAAAACAAGCTGAGGCGAAGAAAGCTCATTCAAATACAATCGGATCCTTGCTAAGACAACAGTCACTCATAAAAGCTTCTGATAGACATCAAGTTAATGAAACCGCTAAAGTCGTGCTACCGAAAGGAAAGATACATCTGCCTCCCAGGGATGATGCCGCAGAGTTTGATGATTCGGGTCCTGATCTCCATAAAGACGAcgataaaaatgtaattgcatggagaaaaggaaataaagttGGCGTTTTAATGACAGCCATTCCAGACGGCAGTGATGATGAAATTGTGGTCTCCTTTGGactgaaatttttatatactaatacTATCTCTGCCTTAGACAAGAAGGATGTTCAAACTGCGGATATTGTTATTCCAGTTTATGTTAAACttggaaaaatatgttaa
- the Nop56 gene encoding nucleolar protein 56, whose protein sequence is MSVQFALFEHASGYGLFKVKEFEEIGVFQSEVEASLSDVSSFNKIVSLASFLPFKTAGDALNNINAVSEGIATDDAKLFVKTHLPKKKGVVLGVLDPKLGAALADDLGIKVSHVGVVPEVIRGIRHHFAKLVKGMNAEASKKSQLGLGHSYSRAKVKFNVHKADNMIIQSIALLDQLDKDVNTFAMRIREWYSYHFPELIKIVNDNYTFARCVKVVKNRKEINDETLEKLEAVLMDSGKAKAIIEASKSSMGMDISIIDLMHIEQFADRVIGLAEYRKELSVYLQKKMESVAPNLATLIGDSVAARLISHAGSLTNLAKYPASTVQILGAEKALFRALKTKGNTPKYGLIFHSSFIGKAGAKNKGRISRYLANKCSIASRIDCFSEIPTDVFGKKLKEQVEDRLKFYETGEIPKKNIEVMQEAIQAVKEEAASFKVVKKDKKKKKRKAEEMENEEEVKVKEEVDSPKKKKRKVVKEEENTAEDESEAVTPKNKKKKKSKKKESDD, encoded by the exons ATGTCGGTCCAATTTGCTCTTTTTGAGCATGCTTCGGGCTATGGCCTCTTTAAAGTCAAGGAGTTCGAAGAGATCGGTGTTTTCCAA AGTGAAGTCGAAGCTTCCCTTTCCGACGTTTCCAGCTTCAATAAAATAGTCTCTCTCGCATCTTTTCTCCCCTTCAAAACCGCAGGAGATGCTCTCAACAACATCAATGCTGTATCCGAGGGTATTGCCACAGACGATGCTAAACTCTTCGTCAAGACGCATTTGCCCAAGAAAAAGGGCGTCGTACTTGGCGTTCTTGATCCCAAATTGGGAGCTGCTCTCGCCGATGATTTGGGCATCAAGGTCTCCCATGTTGGTGTCGTACCTGAAGTGATTCGTGGCATTCGTCATCATTTCGCTAAGCTTGTCAAG gGAATGAACGCTGAAGCCTCCAAAAAATCCCAATTGGGTCTTGGTCACTCCTACTCCAGAGCAAAAGTCAAGTTCAACGTTCATAAAGCAGACAATATGATTATTCAATCAATTGCTCTTCTTGATCAATTGGATAAGGATGTCAATACATTTGCTATGCGGATCCGTGAGTGGTACTCTTACCACTTCCcagaattgattaaaattgtTAACGATAACTACACCTTTGCTCGTTGCGTCAAAGTTGTTAAGAATCGGAAAGAAATCAATGATGAAACTTTGGAGAAATTGGAAGCTGTACTTATGGATTCAGGCAAGGCAAAAGCCATTATTGAAGCCAGCAAATCCTCTATGGGAATGGATATCTCTATTATTGATCTCATGCACATTGAACAGTTTGCTGATCGTGTGATTGGTCTCGCGGAATACAGAAAAGAACTTAGTGTATATTTGCAGAAGAAAATGGAATCAGTTGCGCCTAACTTGGCAACCTTAATTGGCGACTCTGTTGCTGCTCGTTTGATTTCTCATGCAGGCTCCTTGACCAATTTGGCCAAATATCCTGCCTCCACTGTTCAAATCCTTGGTGCGGAAAAAGCTCTTTTTAGAGCTCTTAAAACGAAAG gCAATACTCCCAAATATGGACTCATATTCCATTCCTCTTTCATTGGAAAGGCTGGTGCCAAGAACAAAGGTCGTATCTCCCGTTATTTGGCTAATAAATGCTCTATTGCATCTCGCATTGATTGTTTCTCGGAAATTCCTACTGATGTATTTGGTAAGAAGCTTAAAGAACAAGTTGAGGATCGCCTCAAGTTTTATGAGACTGGTGAAATTCCCAAAAAGAACATCGAGGTAATGCAAGAGGCCATTCAAGCAGTGAAAGAGGAAGCCGCCTCTTTTAAAGTCGTAAAGAAggacaaaaagaagaagaagaggaaggcTGAAGAAATGGAGAATGAAGAAGAAGTGAAGGTGAAGGAAGAAGTCGATTCtcccaaaaagaagaaaaggaaggtGGTTAAAGAGGAAGAAAACACTGCTGAGGACGAGAGTGAGGCTGTAACtccaaaaaataagaagaagaagaagagcaAAAAGAAGGAAAGCGACGATTAA
- the eIF6 gene encoding eukaryotic translation initiation factor 6, producing the protein MSVVRTHFENNNEIGAFSKLTNSYCLVGIGGSAHFYSCFESELDGVIPVVYASVAECRILGRMTVGNRHGLLVPNGTTDQELQHIRNSLPDTVRIRRVEERLSALGNVIACNDYVALVHPDLDRETEEILADVLKVEVFRQTVADNVLVGSYCALSNQGGLVHPKTSTAEQDELSSLLQIPLVAGTVNRGSEVIGAGMVVNDWMAFCGQDTTSTEISVVESIFKLNESQASNITQKMRASLIESMT; encoded by the exons ATGTCTGTGGTAAGGACTCATTTCGAGAACAATAACGAAATCGGCGCGTTTAGCAAGCTGACCAACTCTTACTGCCTCGTGGGTATTGGAGGATCCGCTCATTTCTACAGTTGCTTCGAATCCGAGTTGGATGGCGTCATTCCAGTAGTGTATGCAAGTGTGGCGGAATGCAGAATCCTTGGGCGCATGACTGTAGGTAATCGACACGGTCTCCTCGTCCCCAATGGAACCACGGATCAAGAACTACAACACATTCGAAACTCTCTTCCAGACACTGTCCGGATTCGACGAGTTGAAGAGAGGCTTTCTGCTCTAGGCAATGTTATTGCCTGCAATGACTATGTTGCACTAGTTCATCCAGATCTGGATCGGGAAACAGAAGAAATCCTGGCGGATGTGCTTAA AGTAGAAGTATTCCGACAAACAGTCGCAGATAATGTTTTAGTGGGCTCTTACTGCGCTCTCTCCAATCAAGGAGGATTAGTTCATCCTAAAACATCCACAGCAGAACAAGACGAACTCTCCTCACTCCTTCAAATACCCCTTGTTGCAGGCACGGTCAATCGGGGATCAGAAGTTATTGGGGCAGGAATGGTTGTAAATGATTGGATGGCATTCTGCGGACAAGACACAACCTCTACTGAGATTTCCGTTGttgaatctatatttaaattgaatgaatcACAAGCATCaaatattacacaaaaaatGAGGGCCTCTCTTATAGAGAGTATGACTTAA
- the LOC121115237 gene encoding tubulin-folding cofactor B-like, with protein MDSEVRVITESFVNVFISSTINSFTSEKRFPKDLTIADLKGKLELITGCSSGSMKISVHDDESGKKVCDLSDDNVLLGSYPIDSGFRLHVVDHSKSVGEYENTQGVQKFELSEEEYSKRNDTVQSFLKRNKVGKYNEEEMKKLEEEKNYQLEKDKELAAKMEVGNRCSITVPGNISDRRGEVKFIGNVHFKPGIWVGVQYDEPFGKNDGSVEGKRYFKCKDKYGGFVKICFVSVGDYPEKEIDLSDDEI; from the exons ATGGATAGCGAAGTGCGAGTCATCACCGAGTCATTTGTCAACGTTTTCATTTCTTCAACTATTAATTCCTTCACATCTGAGAAAAGGTTTCCAAAAGATCTCACCATAGCCGACCTCAAAGGTAAACTGGAACTCATAACTGGTTGCTCAAGTGGGTCTATGAAAATATCTGTGCATGATGATGAATCTGGCAAAAAAGTATGTGATTTATCGGACGATAACGTCTTACTGGGCTCTTACCCCATTGATTCTGGGTTTCGTTTACATGTCGTGGATCATAGTAAA tcAGTTGGTGAATATGAAAACACTCAGGGtgtacaaaaatttgaattatccGAAGAGGAATACTCCAAACGTAATGATACGGTCCAAAGCTTTCTTAAGCGTAACAAGGTTggaaaatataatgaagaagaaatgaagaaattggaagaagaaaagaatTATCAACTGGAAAAGGACAAGGAATTGGCAGCAAAAATGGAAGTTGGTAATCGTTGCTCTATTACAGTTCCCGGTAATATTTCGGATCGTCGTGGTGAAGttaaatttataggaaatgTTCATTTCAAACCTGGGATATGGGTGGGAGTTCAATACGATGAACCCTTTGGAAAAAATGACGGCTCAGTCGAAGGCAAACGATACTTTAAGTGCAAGGATAAATACGGAGGATTTGTTAAAATCTGTTTTGTATCAGTTGGAGACTATCCTGAAAAAGAAATCGATTTATCTGATGATGAAATTTAA